From a region of the Candidatus Hydrogenedentota bacterium genome:
- a CDS encoding DUF1559 domain-containing protein produces the protein MRHAGFTLIELLVVIAIIGILAAILLPALARARESARRASCANNLKEMGLVFKMYADEDAGQKFPPLAGRVSYQATRFPDGHTEFLNYSPCRYQNPFSPTPSGGGNGDLEFFFDGPAVYPEYLSDANVLLCPSENQIGLVLNGTNGAWYDQNRLQTTGEAVIDPCALSGESYGYHGWAWTGQPGHDLVEVGADPNDPNLNPAPPALFGWISQRWVVLLVQMAAGVANNPGTNYDHDLEFTNSANEQITVYRLREGIERFLITDINNPAATALAQSTVPVMFDLVSATTAEFNHVPGGANTLYMDGHVDFLRYPADYPASKAFASMVALF, from the coding sequence ATGCGTCATGCCGGCTTTACCTTAATCGAATTGCTGGTCGTTATCGCCATTATCGGAATCCTGGCCGCGATTCTGCTGCCTGCACTCGCTCGGGCGCGCGAATCCGCGCGACGCGCCAGTTGCGCTAATAACTTGAAGGAGATGGGCCTTGTCTTCAAGATGTATGCGGACGAAGATGCCGGGCAGAAGTTTCCGCCGCTGGCGGGCCGTGTCTCGTATCAGGCGACGCGCTTTCCGGACGGGCACACGGAATTCCTGAACTACAGCCCTTGCAGATACCAGAACCCGTTTTCACCCACGCCGTCCGGGGGCGGCAACGGCGACTTGGAGTTCTTCTTCGACGGCCCTGCGGTGTATCCGGAGTATCTGTCGGACGCGAATGTGTTGCTGTGTCCCTCGGAGAACCAAATCGGTCTCGTATTGAACGGAACGAACGGCGCCTGGTACGACCAGAACCGGTTGCAGACTACGGGCGAGGCCGTCATCGATCCCTGCGCATTGTCCGGAGAGTCGTACGGTTACCATGGCTGGGCGTGGACGGGGCAGCCGGGGCATGATCTTGTTGAGGTTGGGGCGGACCCGAACGACCCAAACCTGAATCCGGCCCCGCCCGCGCTCTTTGGATGGATAAGTCAACGCTGGGTGGTGTTGCTGGTCCAAATGGCTGCGGGCGTAGCCAACAATCCCGGCACGAACTATGACCACGACCTGGAATTCACAAACAGCGCCAACGAGCAGATCACGGTATACCGGTTGCGCGAAGGGATAGAACGTTTCCTCATCACGGACATCAACAATCCCGCGGCAACGGCGCTCGCACAGAGCACGGTCCCGGTGATGTTCGACTTGGTGAGCGCGACGACCGCCGAATTCAACCACGTCCCCGGCGGCGCGAACACGCTGTATATGGACGGACACGTCGATTTCCTGCGCTACCCGGCCGATTATCCCGCCAGCAAGGCGTTTGCGTCGATGGTAGCCCTGTTCTGA
- a CDS encoding AMP-binding protein, with protein MINLAAVLQYRAREHPGRTALISGPETWTYAELDRAANRVANGLTAAGVGPGDKVALSSPTSPSFLACYFGILKMGGVVVALNTLLRTHEVVHHLRDSEAVAYLCHEDMGAFPVGTTGWAAFQEVSSCRHFWMVHSGKGPVSPVPRGALGFEHLTAGSQETFDMQQRGASDVCCIVYTSGTTGQAKGAQLTHANMMIHWLVLRDLFRHTPSDRVLVAAPMYNVLAQSLLMGPAFTAGASLVLLPRFDPALALCAMQEHGVTFFTGVPSMYYGLLNHPDLHAFDLARIRKHWRCGLVGGAPVPPELLEQVHTVFGPRMLIGYGLSETTAATCMHRIDAPAPHDSVGTPIWGVEVRIVDQHMIDVPAGETGEIVVRGHNVMSGYYGKPEANEEVLRSGWLHTGDIGRRDEAGYVYVVDRLKDMIIRGGRKICPSEVEAVLLGHPAVALAAVVGVPHRELGEEVKALVVLKPHARASAGELMGWAKARIAAHAYPRIIEFRDTLPLGPTGKILKKELRADSGSVT; from the coding sequence ATGATCAACCTCGCAGCCGTCTTGCAGTATCGTGCCCGCGAACATCCCGGCCGAACCGCGCTCATCAGCGGCCCGGAGACCTGGACCTACGCCGAACTCGACAGGGCCGCAAACCGCGTGGCCAACGGGCTGACAGCCGCGGGCGTAGGCCCCGGCGACAAGGTTGCCCTGAGTTCTCCTACGTCTCCTTCGTTCTTGGCCTGTTATTTCGGCATTCTCAAGATGGGCGGGGTCGTCGTGGCGCTGAATACGCTGCTCCGCACGCACGAAGTGGTCCATCACCTGCGCGACTCGGAGGCCGTCGCGTATCTTTGCCATGAGGACATGGGTGCGTTTCCTGTCGGCACGACAGGATGGGCCGCATTTCAGGAAGTCAGCTCCTGCAGGCATTTCTGGATGGTCCATTCCGGTAAAGGGCCGGTTTCGCCGGTCCCCCGGGGCGCTCTGGGATTCGAGCACCTGACTGCGGGGTCGCAGGAAACGTTTGATATGCAGCAACGAGGCGCGAGCGACGTCTGCTGCATCGTGTATACCTCGGGCACGACAGGCCAGGCCAAGGGCGCGCAACTCACACACGCGAACATGATGATCCATTGGCTGGTGTTGCGCGACCTTTTCCGGCATACGCCCTCCGACCGCGTGCTGGTTGCCGCGCCGATGTACAATGTGCTGGCGCAGTCGCTGCTCATGGGCCCCGCATTCACCGCCGGTGCTTCCCTGGTGTTGCTGCCACGCTTCGACCCCGCGCTCGCTCTCTGCGCCATGCAGGAACATGGCGTCACCTTCTTCACGGGCGTTCCGTCCATGTATTATGGGTTGCTTAACCATCCCGACTTGCACGCTTTCGATCTCGCCAGGATTCGAAAGCACTGGCGTTGCGGACTTGTGGGCGGCGCGCCCGTACCTCCCGAACTCCTGGAGCAGGTCCACACCGTGTTCGGTCCGCGCATGCTTATCGGCTACGGCCTCTCTGAAACGACGGCCGCCACGTGCATGCACCGGATCGACGCGCCCGCGCCGCATGATTCCGTTGGAACCCCCATCTGGGGCGTCGAGGTCCGCATCGTCGACCAACACATGATCGATGTGCCCGCCGGCGAAACCGGCGAAATCGTGGTGCGTGGCCACAACGTCATGTCAGGATACTACGGAAAGCCGGAAGCGAACGAGGAGGTTCTCCGCAGCGGTTGGCTGCACACCGGCGACATCGGCAGACGCGACGAGGCCGGGTACGTTTATGTCGTGGACCGCCTCAAGGACATGATTATCCGGGGTGGCCGGAAAATCTGCCCGAGCGAAGTCGAGGCGGTGCTGTTGGGGCATCCTGCGGTAGCGCTCGCAGCCGTCGTCGGCGTTCCGCACCGGGAACTGGGCGAGGAAGTGAAGGCCCTCGTCGTCCTGAAACCACACGCCCGCGCCAGCGCCGGGGAACTCATGGGATGGGCCAAAGCACGCATTGCGGCGCATGCCTACCCGCGCATCATCGAATTCCGCGACACTCTTCCGCTGGGACCGACCGGCAAAATCCTGAAAAAGGAACTCCGCGCCGATTCCGGCAGCGTCACATAA
- a CDS encoding LacI family DNA-binding transcriptional regulator, protein MADRVGVSPSTVSAVLNDSPRARSFFPETKERVRVAAQELGYCPNPLAKTLKRNRSGVVGAVLFSQHSFYYGPPLWAAEKSAKELGYEIVTADMGYDPGRLPQCLQSLAAWRTEGLLLFTGGHRLAESEMRAIQDMGVPFVRAGTRRADEPCSSLVFNNFGAGRSLALHLAQLGHRRIGVIAANASNEQSEERVAGILAALKASGADLSPGRLIRARDHDVGIGAGYRYTAEMLELSPDLTALVCLNDGMAVGALRRLWELGRRVPKDISVTGFDDVWLGPEPSDENRLGPYLTPALTTIRAPLEMVGGEAMRMLVEMLRDDGARRVKRVVEFLPELVIRESTGPVPQG, encoded by the coding sequence GTGGCCGACCGCGTTGGCGTGTCGCCGTCCACCGTGAGCGCGGTCTTGAACGATTCGCCCCGGGCGCGGAGTTTCTTCCCGGAAACAAAGGAACGTGTGCGAGTCGCGGCGCAGGAACTCGGGTATTGTCCAAATCCGTTGGCCAAGACCCTGAAGAGGAATCGGTCGGGCGTTGTTGGAGCGGTGCTGTTCAGTCAGCACAGCTTTTATTACGGCCCCCCTCTCTGGGCGGCGGAGAAGTCCGCGAAAGAGTTGGGCTACGAAATCGTGACTGCGGACATGGGGTATGACCCGGGACGGCTGCCGCAGTGTCTGCAATCGCTGGCTGCTTGGCGAACCGAGGGGCTGTTGTTGTTCACGGGAGGCCATCGCCTGGCGGAATCCGAAATGCGCGCGATCCAGGACATGGGTGTGCCGTTCGTGCGCGCGGGAACCAGGCGGGCAGATGAACCCTGTTCCTCGTTGGTGTTCAACAATTTCGGGGCGGGACGCTCGCTCGCTCTGCACTTGGCGCAATTGGGTCACAGGAGGATAGGGGTCATCGCCGCGAACGCCAGCAACGAACAATCGGAAGAACGGGTTGCGGGGATTCTGGCGGCGCTCAAGGCTTCCGGCGCCGACCTTTCCCCCGGACGCCTGATACGGGCCCGGGACCATGACGTTGGCATTGGCGCGGGCTACCGATACACGGCTGAAATGCTCGAACTGTCTCCGGACTTGACGGCGCTGGTCTGTCTCAATGATGGGATGGCCGTTGGGGCGCTGCGCCGCTTGTGGGAATTGGGACGGCGTGTGCCGAAGGATATCTCGGTTACCGGCTTCGACGATGTGTGGCTGGGGCCTGAGCCCAGCGACGAAAACCGGTTGGGACCCTATCTCACGCCCGCGCTGACCACCATCCGGGCGCCGCTCGAAATGGTCGGGGGAGAGGCCATGAGAATGCTGGTCGAAATGCTCCGGGATGACGGTGCACGACGCGTGAAACGGGTAGTCGAATTCCTGCCGGAACTGGTAATCCGTGAATCGACAGGACCCGTGCCCCAGGGCTGA